The Persephonella sp. genome segment GTTGTCCATTGCGTCTAACAGCTCTTCTATTGATTTAACCCACTTCTCCTCGTCGTTTAATGCTCCAAGTGCTGACCCCCTTATTACTGGCACGTCGTCCCCTGGAAATTCGTATTTATTGAGTAGCTCTCTAACCTCTAACTCTACAAGCTCTAAAAGCTCTTCATCATCTACCATGTCGCATTTGTTTAAAAATACTACGATGTATGGCACGTTAACCTGTCTCGCCAGTAGCACGTGCTCCCTCGTCTGGGGCATTGGTCCGTCTGCTGCTGATACTACAAGTATAGCCCCGTCCATCTGTGCCGCACCTGTTATCATGTTCTTGATGTAGTCCGCGTGCCCTGGACAGTCTACGTGGGCATAGTGCCTCTTCTCTGTCTCGTATTCTACGTGTGTAATGTTGATTGTTATTCCCCTGTCTCTCTCCTCTGGTGCTTTGTCTATGTCCCCGTACCCTATAAATTCTGCCAACCCTTTCTTTGATAATACGTATGTTATTGCCGCTGTTAATGTCGTCTTACCGTGGTCAACGTGCCCTATCGTCCCCACGTTCACGTGCTCTTTCTTCCTCTCAAACTTCTCTCTCGCCATTCTTTTTATTACCTCCTTTTTTTTACTAAATTTTATTAACTTGTGGCTTTCGCCCTTTCGCCTGCTATTTCATCTGCAATATTTTTTGGAACTTCTTCATATTTTTCAAATACCATTGAGAATGTTGCTCTGCCCTGCGTTAAAGATCTCAGATCTGTTGCATAACCGAACATTTCAGCAAGGGGAACTTCAGCTTTTATTGTTATTGTTGTTCCCTTTTTCTCAGAACCTAATATTTTTCCTCTTCTTTTAGAAAGATCACCCATAACATCTCCCATATATTCCTCAGGTGTATCAACCTCAACAAGCATTATAGGTTCAAGAAGAACAGGATTTGCTTTTTTAGCTGCCTCTCTGAATGCCATTGAGCCTGCGATCTTGAAGGCTATTTCTGAGGAGTCAACTTCGTGGAATGATCCATCAAAAAGTGTTGCCTTTACACCTATTACAGGATATCCTGCTATAACACCGTTTTGCATAGCTTCCTGAATTCCTGCATCAACAGCCGGAATAAACTCTTTTGGTATAATACCCCCGACAATCTTATCCACAAACTCATAATCCTTTCCTTCAAGGGGCTCTATCTCTATTACAGCATGTCCGTACTGACCTCTACCTCCAGACTGTCTTATGAACTTACCTTCACCAACAGCTTTTTTCTTGATTGTCTCTTTGTATGCAACCTGAGGTTTACCTACGTTAACCTCTATGCCGTATTCTCTTTTCATTCTGTCCACCATAATCTCAAGGTGAAGCTCACCCATTCCATGTATGAGGGTCTGGTTTGTTTCAGGATCAACTGTAACCTTAAATGTTGGATCTTCCTTCATAAATTTATTTAATACCTGTGAAAGTTTTTCCTGATCAGATTTTGTTTTTGGCTCAATAGCCATAGCAATAACAGGTTCTGGGAACTCCATAGATTCTAAAACTATAGGGTGGTTCACATCTGAAAGGGTATCCCCTGTTACCGTATCAAGACCAACAGCAGCAGCTATATCCCCTGCGTAAACCTCTGTTATCTCTTCCCTCTGGTTAGCATGCATTCTGAGTATTCTTCCAACTCTAACTTTTTTGTTTTTGTTTGCTATTAAAACTGTATCTCCGGCTTTTACATAACC includes the following:
- the tuf gene encoding elongation factor Tu → MAREKFERKKEHVNVGTIGHVDHGKTTLTAAITYVLSKKGLAEFIGYGDIDKAPEERDRGITINITHVEYETEKRHYAHVDCPGHADYIKNMITGAAQMDGAILVVSAADGPMPQTREHVLLARQVNVPYIVVFLNKCDMVDDEELLELVELEVRELLNKYEFPGDDVPVIRGSALGALNDEEKWVKSIEELLDAMDNYIPTPERATDKPFLMAIEDVFTISGRGTVVTGRVERGTLKVGDEVEIVGLSDEIKKTVVTGIEMFRKTLDEAVAGDNVGVLLRGIGKDEVERGQVLAAPGTITPHKKFKAQVYILSKEEGGRHTPFFLGYRPQFYIRTADITGTVVELPEGQEMVMPGDNVEL
- the fusA gene encoding elongation factor G; the protein is MARQVPIEKLRNIGIVAHIDAGKTTTTERILFYTGKTYKIGEVHEGAATMDWMEQEKERGITITSATTAAYWKGHQLNIIDTPGHVDFGVEVVRSMKALDGIVFVFSSVEAVQPQSEANWRWADKFGVPRIAFVNKMDRVGADFFKVYEDIIEKLGAKPVPIQVPIGKEDNFEGVVDLFEMKAYIWRGDELGAKYDVTDEIPSDVKPVAEEWREKMIEAIVETDEELMEKYLEGGEISVEELKKALRKATINRELVPMLCGSAFKNKGVQPLLDAVIDFLPSPVDMPPVKGVNPNTGEEEERHPSDDEPFCALAFKVMADPYAGQLTYFRVYSGYVKAGDTVLIANKNKKVRVGRILRMHANQREEITEVYAGDIAAAVGLDTVTGDTLSDVNHPIVLESMEFPEPVIAMAIEPKTKSDQEKLSQVLNKFMKEDPTFKVTVDPETNQTLIHGMGELHLEIMVDRMKREYGIEVNVGKPQVAYKETIKKKAVGEGKFIRQSGGRGQYGHAVIEIEPLEGKDYEFVDKIVGGIIPKEFIPAVDAGIQEAMQNGVIAGYPVIGVKATLFDGSFHEVDSSEIAFKIAGSMAFREAAKKANPVLLEPIMLVEVDTPEEYMGDVMGDLSKRRGKILGSEKKGTTITIKAEVPLAEMFGYATDLRSLTQGRATFSMVFEKYEEVPKNIADEIAGERAKATS